A genomic stretch from Chitinophaga agri includes:
- a CDS encoding RNA polymerase sigma-70 factor, which yields MRQDYSTYTDEEVFLLVKKGDNDAFGEIFRRFWQELLDAAYRRVKVQETAMEMVQSLLVNLYIKRDKIVLSSSLRNYLHISLKNKVLNAIRAEVVRNGYQQHALAERNVYQPDAATALQLKELQEQIDASCAEMPEKCREVFYLSRKEHLSYQHIAQRLGISVNTVEKHMVKALKILRSRLKEYNFTLFWLLVIVLLGWEIFSKF from the coding sequence ATGCGACAAGATTATTCCACGTATACCGATGAAGAGGTATTCCTTCTTGTTAAAAAGGGGGACAACGACGCATTCGGAGAGATATTCAGGCGCTTCTGGCAGGAACTGCTGGATGCAGCATACAGGCGCGTAAAAGTACAGGAAACAGCCATGGAAATGGTACAGAGCTTACTGGTCAACCTGTATATCAAAAGAGATAAGATAGTACTCAGCTCATCTCTCCGTAATTATCTGCATATATCACTGAAAAATAAAGTACTGAACGCAATACGGGCTGAAGTGGTCCGCAACGGCTACCAGCAGCATGCATTGGCGGAGCGTAATGTTTACCAGCCTGATGCCGCGACTGCCCTGCAACTTAAAGAACTGCAGGAACAAATCGATGCGTCCTGTGCGGAAATGCCGGAGAAATGCCGGGAGGTGTTCTACCTGAGCAGGAAGGAACACCTGTCTTATCAGCATATTGCACAACGCCTTGGGATCTCAGTCAATACCGTGGAGAAACACATGGTAAAAGCCCTGAAAATATTGCGTTCACGCCTGAAAGAATACAACTTCACCCTGTTCTGGTTGTTAGTTATCGTGCTGCTTGGATGGGAAATCTTTTCTAAATTTTGA
- a CDS encoding RICIN domain-containing protein: MKKSLLMAGLCLLTSAACNKSPLTPLEQPKGEIGTVSSAALTNYMTVTIKNVKSDKFLEVAGNPVQNAKFKDNALLQQWQTSISGSDIDRWQKWHLIYQTTVNGTKYYHIRNLHSGKLMDVPAGTGTSGAVLQQYAAFPLLADQQLWRLTDLGNGQFRIVNKGNGLSLSVAGGATGNGAQVIQETTASNSRQYWTITEITPDTYRDDEVVRFFNRNSASLGSAAFDQGNTIPLTWSSNNGKVLWVTQDAWDGSQVQSNGLFNCGAFHSYSNSVFIQPAKTNWNPNSAPNMTINTSTSGKPKQIFNIQPGTTWTWSGPGIEIGDKVYVQCGEGNGLNATGQSLYRLTQSTGTQWTAERTLPNALNSQTTINYSTGMVKPGDGYVYAYGSEAVFFGYGSYIHVARFPESNPMQWEYYNGSTWTSTPTPGESSKLADARGSNSVAYLNGKYILMTMDQGFNCDPDRNIYIATATSPTGPFTPQVLVYTIKEYFKEQYTRYYTPVIHPEFVNGRNELLLTYSVNFSACGLDGCEGSYLDPYYYRLKGIRVPYSKIGL; the protein is encoded by the coding sequence ATGAAGAAAAGTCTATTAATGGCTGGCTTGTGCCTGCTTACATCAGCGGCCTGCAACAAAAGCCCGCTGACTCCATTGGAACAGCCCAAAGGGGAGATTGGCACAGTTTCCTCGGCCGCCCTTACCAATTACATGACTGTTACCATCAAAAACGTAAAGAGTGACAAGTTCCTCGAGGTAGCAGGCAATCCTGTACAAAATGCCAAATTCAAAGACAATGCGCTACTACAACAATGGCAGACTTCCATCTCCGGATCGGACATTGACAGATGGCAGAAATGGCACCTGATCTATCAGACGACCGTCAACGGTACGAAGTATTACCACATCCGTAATCTCCATAGTGGTAAACTGATGGATGTACCCGCCGGTACCGGCACTTCCGGCGCTGTACTACAACAATATGCGGCGTTTCCTTTACTGGCCGACCAGCAACTATGGCGGCTTACTGATCTCGGGAACGGCCAATTCAGGATCGTCAATAAAGGTAATGGTCTGTCTTTGTCTGTCGCTGGTGGTGCTACCGGCAACGGCGCCCAGGTCATCCAGGAAACCACTGCCAGTAATAGCCGGCAATACTGGACAATCACTGAAATTACACCAGACACCTACCGTGATGATGAAGTCGTACGTTTCTTTAACAGGAACAGCGCCAGCCTGGGATCTGCTGCATTTGACCAGGGAAACACGATCCCGCTGACCTGGAGCAGTAACAACGGGAAGGTACTCTGGGTGACCCAGGACGCCTGGGATGGGTCTCAGGTACAGTCTAACGGATTATTCAACTGTGGCGCTTTTCACAGCTATAGTAACTCCGTCTTTATCCAGCCGGCTAAAACCAACTGGAATCCTAACAGCGCACCCAATATGACCATCAATACCAGTACCTCCGGTAAGCCTAAACAGATATTCAACATACAACCAGGCACTACCTGGACATGGTCAGGCCCGGGCATTGAAATAGGAGATAAGGTATATGTACAGTGCGGAGAGGGAAATGGACTGAATGCCACCGGCCAGTCGCTTTACAGGCTCACCCAAAGCACAGGCACCCAGTGGACCGCAGAGCGTACCCTGCCCAATGCACTGAATAGCCAGACGACCATCAACTATTCTACTGGTATGGTGAAACCAGGCGACGGATACGTATACGCCTATGGTAGTGAAGCCGTTTTCTTCGGCTATGGCAGTTACATACACGTGGCCAGATTCCCTGAATCCAACCCTATGCAATGGGAATATTATAATGGCAGTACCTGGACATCAACACCCACTCCCGGTGAGAGCTCCAAGCTCGCAGACGCAAGAGGAAGCAATAGTGTGGCTTACCTGAATGGCAAATATATTCTGATGACGATGGACCAGGGCTTTAACTGTGACCCTGACAGAAACATCTACATCGCAACGGCCACTTCCCCCACCGGACCGTTCACGCCTCAGGTACTGGTGTACACGATCAAAGAATATTTCAAAGAACAATACACCCGCTACTATACGCCTGTTATTCATCCTGAGTTTGTCAACGGCCGGAATGAATTGCTGCTCACCTACAGCGTAAACTTCTCGGCCTGTGGCCTGGACGGATGTGAGGGTTCTTATCTTGATCCTTACTATTACCGCCTGAAAGGAATCAGAGTTCCCTATTCCAAGATCGGATTGTAA